In one window of Pirellulales bacterium DNA:
- a CDS encoding DUF1501 domain-containing protein has product MGLGMLGLAGLLDAPTSAAATATGSGGLTSPMIARAPHFAAKAKHVIHIFANGGPSHVDTFDPKPSLAKHAGQMLPMENLRTERKTGAAFPSPFKFAKYGQSGLEVSELFSHVAEHVDDMAIIRSMHADVPNHEPSLMLMNCGESRLPRPSFGSWTTYGLGTENQNLPGFIAMCPGGYPIKDAENWQSAFLPGAFQGTYINTQHTELEKLVENVRNTALSREDQRRQLDLVQELNRRHLVRRAGDEALESRIHSLELAYRMQMEAGDAFDVAREPRHILDAYGEGVQARQLLIARRLIERGVRFVQCWHGAGQPWDNHDDIEVNHRKLAGQCDRAIAALLRDLKQRGLLDETLVVWGGEFGRTPTVELPQAGANAGKVNGRDHNHYGFSMWLAGGGVKGGQVYGATDEFGFQAVENKVHVHDLHATLLHLLGFDHKQLTYRYAGRDFRLTDVHGQVVKALIA; this is encoded by the coding sequence ATGGGCCTGGGCATGCTGGGGCTTGCCGGTTTGCTGGATGCGCCAACTTCTGCGGCGGCGACTGCCACCGGTTCTGGTGGACTGACGAGCCCGATGATTGCGCGTGCGCCGCATTTCGCCGCCAAGGCCAAGCATGTGATTCATATTTTTGCCAACGGTGGGCCTTCGCATGTCGACACGTTCGATCCGAAGCCATCGCTAGCGAAGCACGCTGGCCAAATGTTGCCGATGGAGAACTTGCGCACCGAGCGCAAGACGGGCGCCGCATTTCCTTCGCCGTTCAAATTTGCGAAATACGGTCAAAGCGGCCTGGAAGTTAGCGAGCTGTTTTCGCATGTGGCCGAGCATGTCGACGACATGGCGATCATTCGCTCGATGCATGCTGACGTGCCGAACCATGAACCGTCGCTGATGCTGATGAACTGCGGCGAGTCGCGCTTGCCTCGCCCGAGCTTTGGCTCGTGGACGACCTATGGCCTGGGAACAGAGAATCAGAATCTGCCCGGCTTTATCGCCATGTGTCCGGGCGGATACCCGATCAAGGATGCCGAGAATTGGCAGTCCGCCTTCCTACCTGGTGCGTTCCAGGGAACGTACATCAATACGCAACATACCGAGCTGGAGAAGCTGGTCGAGAACGTGCGCAACACGGCACTCTCGCGCGAGGATCAGCGGCGACAGCTCGACCTGGTTCAAGAATTGAATCGGCGGCACCTGGTGCGCCGCGCGGGGGACGAGGCGCTGGAATCGCGCATTCACTCACTCGAATTGGCCTATCGGATGCAAATGGAGGCGGGCGACGCCTTTGATGTGGCTCGCGAGCCACGGCATATTCTCGATGCTTATGGCGAAGGGGTGCAAGCGCGGCAGTTGTTGATTGCCCGCCGATTGATCGAACGCGGTGTTCGTTTTGTTCAATGCTGGCACGGCGCGGGACAGCCGTGGGATAATCACGACGATATCGAGGTCAATCATCGTAAGCTGGCCGGACAGTGCGATCGGGCGATCGCTGCGCTATTGCGTGACTTGAAGCAACGCGGATTGCTTGATGAAACGCTCGTCGTGTGGGGCGGAGAATTCGGTCGTACGCCCACGGTCGAGCTGCCACAAGCCGGCGCGAATGCGGGCAAAGTGAACGGCCGCGACCATAACCACTACGGCTTTTCGATGTGGTTGGCCGGCGGCGGCGTTAAAGGGGGCCAGGTCTATGGCGCCACCGACGAATTCGGCTTTCAGGCGGTGGAAAATAAGGTTCATGTTCACGACCTGCACGCCACGCTCCTGCATTTGCTCGGATTCGATCATAAGCAATTGACCTATCGCTACGCCGGGCGTGACTTCCGTTTGACGGATGTCCATGGGCAGGTCGTCAAGGCGCTGATTGCGTAA
- a CDS encoding cyclase family protein, giving the protein MLRQLIGTCVVGGVVLAVLNLSQLPRQAESKDIPTAKPASAVVLGQDVRTLDLTHAFDEKNVYWPTEIPFHLERGPFGGTDGGWFYSANRFRTAEHSGTHVDAPIHFFKDAETVDAIPLERLVGPGAMVNVAEMCQKDRDYLVTVTDFEDWEQRQGARLDGKIVLVRTGWSRFWPDREQYLGTAETGKEAVAKLHFPGVAPEAARWLVEQRKIRAIGIDTASIDRGQSRTFSTHVVLCSHNTPAFENVANLETLSASGFTIVALPMKISGGSGGPLRIIALVP; this is encoded by the coding sequence ATGCTTCGGCAGTTGATCGGTACCTGTGTGGTGGGAGGCGTTGTGCTTGCCGTACTGAATCTAAGTCAGCTACCCCGACAAGCCGAATCGAAAGATATTCCTACCGCCAAACCTGCCTCAGCGGTTGTGCTGGGCCAGGACGTGCGTACGTTGGACCTGACGCACGCCTTCGATGAAAAGAACGTCTATTGGCCGACGGAAATTCCATTTCATCTGGAACGTGGGCCGTTCGGGGGAACCGACGGGGGGTGGTTCTATAGTGCCAACCGCTTTCGTACGGCCGAGCATAGTGGGACGCACGTCGACGCTCCGATTCACTTTTTCAAGGATGCCGAGACGGTTGATGCGATTCCGCTCGAGCGGTTGGTCGGGCCGGGTGCGATGGTCAATGTCGCAGAGATGTGTCAAAAGGATCGCGACTATCTCGTGACGGTGACAGACTTCGAGGATTGGGAACAACGACAAGGCGCTCGGCTCGACGGCAAGATCGTGCTCGTGCGTACCGGCTGGTCGCGTTTCTGGCCGGATCGCGAGCAATATCTAGGCACGGCCGAAACAGGGAAAGAGGCCGTCGCCAAGCTGCACTTCCCGGGCGTCGCGCCGGAGGCCGCCCGTTGGCTCGTCGAGCAACGGAAAATCCGCGCGATCGGTATCGATACGGCCAGCATCGATCGTGGGCAGTCGCGAACCTTTAGTACGCACGTCGTGCTGTGTTCGCACAATACGCCAGCCTTTGAGAACGTGGCGAACCTCGAGACGCTGTCTGCCAGCGGCTTCACGATCGTCGCGCTGCCGATGAAAATCTCGGGGGGCAGTGGCGGCCCGTTGCGTATTATAGCTCTCGTGCCGTAA
- a CDS encoding tetratricopeptide repeat protein: MVYLSLKLPRCQINTQREATRRGPGRHLLAALALGATVALAGCVSTNSTDPGFGQQDQAQSNSSKLAAFSPAAIGRSVSGTFKAGTDKVSKAFKPQPPKPEEMPTTEETVGWWPFNKKDDGPGADFFVSLARVHEQTGDLARASGEYEKALAIDHDNSAGLVGCAHLLDRQGEKVKAVQYYSRAAKLYPEDASVANDLGLCYARQGKFDLALEYLGKAVTLQPDRQLYRNNIATVLVEMGRVNEAVAQVAAVYGEPIAHYNVGVLLKQTGKRNAAIQQFALAVEKDPGLNEAREWLDRMNAEEPPREQLAEVQTIDSSASNGRGIPTAHSQPVTSEAVAISPKPASPARVASRPIAKETPRYDAPATSDATKTEVVAAPVAPPVPATPATPIAPVPNASVGVPAVDVGAVPATQLNYVPPSRY; the protein is encoded by the coding sequence ATGGTTTATTTAAGTCTCAAGCTTCCGCGCTGCCAAATCAATACGCAGCGCGAGGCAACTCGTCGAGGTCCGGGCAGGCATTTGCTTGCAGCGCTGGCCCTTGGCGCCACAGTCGCATTAGCGGGTTGCGTCAGCACGAATTCGACGGATCCCGGTTTTGGCCAGCAGGACCAAGCGCAGTCGAACAGTTCGAAGCTAGCGGCCTTTAGTCCCGCGGCGATCGGCAGGAGTGTTAGCGGTACCTTCAAAGCCGGCACGGACAAGGTCAGCAAAGCCTTTAAGCCTCAGCCGCCGAAGCCGGAAGAGATGCCGACTACCGAGGAGACCGTTGGCTGGTGGCCCTTTAACAAGAAGGATGACGGACCCGGCGCTGATTTCTTCGTGTCATTGGCACGTGTTCATGAACAAACCGGCGACCTTGCCCGAGCCTCCGGAGAGTACGAAAAGGCGCTGGCCATCGATCACGATAACTCCGCGGGACTGGTCGGTTGCGCGCACCTTCTCGATCGCCAGGGAGAGAAGGTCAAGGCAGTTCAGTATTACAGCCGCGCCGCGAAGCTGTATCCCGAAGATGCCTCGGTCGCGAACGACCTCGGTCTCTGCTATGCACGGCAAGGGAAATTCGACCTGGCGCTCGAGTATCTTGGCAAAGCCGTCACACTGCAGCCCGATCGGCAGTTGTATCGCAACAACATCGCCACGGTTCTTGTCGAAATGGGTCGCGTCAACGAGGCCGTTGCGCAAGTGGCGGCCGTCTATGGAGAGCCAATTGCGCATTACAACGTTGGCGTTCTGTTGAAACAGACCGGCAAACGAAATGCGGCCATCCAACAGTTCGCCTTGGCGGTTGAGAAAGATCCGGGCTTGAACGAAGCCCGCGAGTGGTTGGATCGCATGAACGCCGAGGAACCGCCGCGTGAACAGTTGGCCGAGGTGCAAACCATTGATTCGTCAGCCAGCAATGGCCGGGGAATCCCCACGGCACACTCTCAGCCGGTGACGAGCGAAGCGGTGGCAATTTCACCGAAGCCAGCCTCACCGGCGCGCGTCGCATCCCGACCCATCGCCAAGGAAACGCCGCGGTACGATGCGCCGGCTACAAGCGACGCCACGAAAACCGAAGTCGTCGCCGCGCCGGTCGCGCCTCCGGTCCCGGCAACTCCCGCGACCCCTATAGCCCCCGTGCCCAATGCTTCCGTCGGAGTCCCCGCCGTCGACGTCGGCGCGGTCCCCGCTACGCAGTTGAATTACGTGCCGCCTAGCCGGTACTAA
- a CDS encoding type II secretion system F family protein, which yields MILANLIDFTQILPLAVFGLFAVAAWWLLDLLATGRPRAMQRLDELKNPALRRREAASVTKKQDAMTKVLEAASPALAAPLQPKSELEASKIKMKLSNGGFRGESATTIFLGFKFLGLIVGLFGSGAAMAVRGDFSQKSTMITLLITGFLFYLPDLVLKLIISKRKEAIFLGLPDALDLMVVCVEAGLGLDQAMRKVSDEMKRIYRIISEEFALSNFQLQVGKSRTEVLHELGVRTGVDDLRSLSSILIQADKFGSSIAQALRVQSDSMRTRRRQLAEEKAAKTAVKLIFPLVIFIFPGIFVVLVGPAAITMVREMFPIMNGSGL from the coding sequence GTGATTCTCGCCAACCTGATCGACTTCACTCAGATTCTGCCGCTGGCGGTGTTTGGCCTGTTTGCTGTGGCCGCCTGGTGGTTATTGGATTTGCTTGCCACGGGTCGCCCCCGTGCCATGCAGCGGCTGGATGAATTGAAGAATCCTGCTCTGCGCCGTCGCGAGGCCGCGTCGGTGACCAAAAAGCAAGACGCGATGACCAAGGTGCTCGAGGCCGCGTCGCCTGCCTTGGCCGCGCCGCTGCAGCCGAAAAGCGAGCTCGAAGCCAGCAAAATAAAGATGAAGCTTTCCAACGGCGGCTTCCGTGGCGAGTCGGCAACAACCATCTTCCTCGGCTTCAAATTCTTGGGGCTGATCGTCGGCCTGTTTGGCTCGGGCGCCGCGATGGCCGTAAGGGGAGATTTTAGCCAGAAGTCGACCATGATCACGCTGCTCATCACCGGCTTCCTCTTCTATCTGCCGGACCTGGTTCTGAAACTCATCATCAGCAAGCGCAAAGAAGCAATCTTCCTGGGCCTTCCGGATGCTCTGGATCTGATGGTCGTCTGCGTCGAGGCCGGATTGGGATTGGATCAGGCCATGCGAAAAGTCTCGGACGAGATGAAGCGCATTTATCGCATCATCTCTGAAGAGTTCGCGCTTTCGAATTTTCAACTGCAGGTCGGCAAGTCGCGAACCGAGGTATTGCACGAGCTTGGCGTGCGGACCGGTGTCGATGATCTGCGCAGTCTGTCATCGATTTTGATCCAAGCCGACAAGTTCGGTTCCAGCATCGCGCAGGCGCTGCGCGTGCAAAGCGACTCGATGCGTACGCGCCGCCGGCAGTTGGCCGAAGAAAAAGCTGCCAAAACCGCTGTTAAGCTGATTTTTCCGCTGGTGATCTTCATCTTTCCGGGCATTTTCGTCGTGCTTGTCGGACCGGCTGCTATCACGATGGTCCGCGAAATGTTCCCGATCATGAATGGCAGCGGGCTCTAG
- a CDS encoding redoxin domain-containing protein: MRLSLLTCLALFVATSAFAADSPVGTTVKDFKARDYRGRETSLAEFAGSKAVVVAFLGTECPLAKMYGQRLEELAKQYKDQGVTFLGIDSNRQDSIAEIANYARTHGVTFPILKDVGNTIADQLGALRTPEVYLLDKDRVVRYAGRIDDQYGLGNSSGYAQAKVRHRHLATALDELLAGKTVSQPHSITPGCLIGRVREPDAKSDVTYSNQVARILQTNCVECHRPGQIAPFALTNYEEVSGWADMIEEVVHDQRMPPWHADPAFGKFHNDRSMSDADKQTLYTWVKNGAPEGNPADLPKPIDYPENWQLGQPDQVVYMNDKPYEVPAEGTVEYEYFMVDPGWTEDRWIKATECLLGNRSIVHHIFVFAVDASNDLAKLNGPLGTGINPGLGDDSVRLIAGAAPGTPPATGPQGAATHVKAGTKLLFQMHYTPNGSPQKDHTSVGFFFAKPEEVTRGMDVRMAINPSFTIPAQAENYPVKSAHKFAKDAMLINLTPHMHLRGKSFRYDLKYPDGKSETILNVPRYDFNWQVTYLLESPKFVPAGTELQCLAHFDNSDGNLANPDPNSPVSWGDQTWEEMMIGWFTETDDIYPQDVSPDQTRASRFVAGLKGNAPHVSKAISRAAEGALKSTAAMEKLLDRVTKELPQIDRICVSRIDDAKLVFVQVAQPVVLSYPLGGVERSYPATESTLAGYIQAGQPVVNAQLLEQGADMVAMRRALGSSMHLPITIDGQPALISYWSKEKEAFPAAAVDFLKEITQRLGAK, translated from the coding sequence ATGCGACTTTCGTTGCTAACGTGCCTGGCTTTGTTCGTGGCTACCTCGGCGTTTGCCGCGGACTCGCCCGTCGGAACTACCGTTAAGGACTTCAAAGCGCGCGATTACCGCGGACGCGAGACGTCGCTTGCCGAATTCGCCGGAAGCAAAGCAGTGGTCGTGGCCTTCCTGGGAACCGAATGCCCGCTGGCCAAAATGTACGGTCAGCGCTTGGAAGAACTCGCCAAGCAATACAAGGACCAGGGCGTAACTTTCCTGGGCATCGATTCCAATCGTCAGGACTCGATCGCCGAGATTGCCAACTACGCACGCACGCACGGCGTGACGTTTCCGATCTTGAAGGACGTTGGCAATACGATTGCCGACCAGCTCGGCGCGCTGCGCACGCCCGAGGTGTACTTGCTCGACAAGGATCGCGTCGTCCGATACGCCGGCCGCATCGACGATCAATACGGCCTAGGTAACAGCTCGGGCTATGCCCAGGCGAAGGTCCGCCACCGTCACCTGGCGACCGCGCTGGATGAACTGCTGGCCGGCAAGACGGTTAGCCAGCCGCACAGCATCACGCCGGGCTGCCTGATCGGGCGCGTACGAGAGCCCGATGCCAAATCGGACGTCACTTACAGCAATCAGGTCGCGCGGATTCTGCAAACCAATTGCGTCGAATGTCATCGACCGGGGCAGATCGCGCCGTTTGCTTTGACGAACTACGAAGAGGTATCCGGCTGGGCGGACATGATCGAGGAAGTGGTACACGATCAACGGATGCCGCCGTGGCATGCTGATCCCGCGTTCGGCAAGTTTCATAACGACCGCAGCATGAGTGATGCCGACAAGCAAACGCTGTACACCTGGGTAAAGAACGGCGCCCCCGAGGGGAATCCGGCTGATCTTCCCAAGCCGATCGACTACCCCGAGAACTGGCAGTTGGGCCAGCCCGACCAGGTCGTGTACATGAACGATAAGCCTTACGAGGTTCCGGCCGAAGGAACCGTGGAATACGAGTATTTCATGGTCGATCCGGGGTGGACCGAGGATCGCTGGATCAAGGCAACCGAATGCCTGCTGGGCAACCGTTCGATTGTGCATCATATCTTTGTGTTCGCCGTGGACGCCTCGAACGACCTGGCGAAGCTCAATGGTCCGCTAGGTACCGGCATTAATCCAGGGCTCGGCGACGATTCGGTACGTCTGATCGCCGGAGCAGCGCCGGGTACGCCGCCGGCCACGGGGCCGCAAGGGGCAGCCACGCACGTCAAGGCGGGGACGAAGTTGCTGTTTCAGATGCACTACACCCCCAACGGCAGCCCCCAGAAGGATCACACCAGTGTCGGGTTCTTCTTTGCGAAGCCTGAGGAAGTGACGCGCGGCATGGACGTGCGGATGGCGATCAATCCTTCGTTCACGATTCCGGCGCAAGCGGAAAATTACCCCGTGAAGTCGGCGCATAAGTTTGCCAAGGATGCGATGCTGATCAATCTGACTCCGCACATGCACTTGCGCGGCAAGTCGTTCCGTTACGATCTGAAATACCCGGATGGTAAGTCGGAGACGATCTTGAACGTGCCCCGTTACGACTTTAACTGGCAGGTAACGTACCTGCTTGAATCGCCAAAGTTCGTGCCCGCCGGCACCGAGCTGCAGTGCCTGGCGCATTTCGACAATTCGGACGGTAACCTTGCGAATCCGGACCCGAACTCGCCCGTCTCCTGGGGAGATCAGACCTGGGAAGAGATGATGATCGGCTGGTTCACCGAGACCGACGACATCTACCCACAGGATGTGAGCCCTGACCAAACGCGAGCGTCTCGTTTCGTCGCGGGCCTGAAAGGGAACGCACCGCACGTCAGCAAGGCGATATCCCGCGCGGCCGAAGGCGCCTTGAAGTCCACCGCTGCGATGGAAAAGTTGCTGGATCGGGTGACGAAGGAGCTACCGCAGATCGATCGCATTTGCGTCAGTCGGATCGACGACGCGAAGCTCGTGTTCGTGCAGGTCGCTCAGCCCGTCGTGCTAAGCTATCCTCTGGGGGGCGTCGAACGTAGCTATCCGGCCACAGAATCGACCTTGGCCGGTTACATCCAGGCGGGGCAGCCGGTCGTCAATGCCCAACTGCTTGAGCAGGGCGCTGATATGGTAGCGATGCGGCGGGCGCTGGGATCCAGCATGCATCTGCCGATTACGATCGATGGGCAGCCGGCCCTGATCAGCTACTGGAGCAAAGAAAAAGAGGCCTTCCCTGCCGCTGCCGTCGACTTCCTGAAGGAAATCACACAGCGCCTCGGTGCCAAGTAG
- a CDS encoding formylmethanofuran dehydrogenase subunit B, whose amino-acid sequence MNVRNVIRDAVCTACGCLCDDIEVVVADARVIEANEACDLGCEMFLRDYGNDWPPATIAGRAVTIDQAVDEAARILAAARFPLVYGLSHATSEAQRAAVAIGDWIGANIDTATSAYHGVSGTSFAGVGEVTCTLGEVRHRGDLVIFWGSDPAESHPRHFERYSLEAAGMFVPRGRADRTCVVVDVTRTRTAEIADSFLQIKPACDFEALWILRALVQGIDLDSNFVQRSTGVSLASWQDLARQMKAAHFGVLFFGDGLLKTRGRYVNADALMALTRDLNIYTRFVCLPMRGRGNRAGADDVLLWTTGYPFGVNQARGYPRFGPGEYTAAETLSRGEPDAALVVGSELLAELPHAARDHLATIPAISLDADGSSGLPSSRVAFRTAAAGLGGSGTMNRMDDVPLWLRSTVDSPLSTDAEILSRIEARVKALRGYGKSLPVKERTRVV is encoded by the coding sequence ATGAACGTTCGTAACGTTATTCGTGATGCGGTATGCACCGCCTGCGGATGTCTGTGTGACGACATCGAGGTCGTCGTTGCAGATGCGCGCGTTATCGAAGCGAACGAAGCGTGCGATCTGGGCTGCGAGATGTTCTTGCGCGACTATGGCAACGATTGGCCCCCCGCTACGATTGCCGGCCGCGCGGTTACCATCGACCAGGCCGTGGACGAGGCCGCGCGGATCCTGGCCGCGGCGCGATTCCCATTGGTTTACGGACTGAGCCATGCAACAAGTGAGGCGCAGCGCGCCGCGGTGGCCATCGGCGACTGGATCGGTGCGAACATCGACACTGCCACGAGCGCCTATCATGGTGTCTCTGGGACGTCGTTTGCCGGTGTCGGCGAGGTGACCTGCACGCTGGGCGAAGTTCGCCATCGCGGCGACTTGGTGATTTTCTGGGGCAGCGATCCTGCCGAAAGTCATCCGCGGCATTTTGAGCGCTACAGTCTCGAAGCGGCAGGCATGTTCGTGCCGCGCGGCCGAGCGGACCGCACTTGCGTCGTGGTTGACGTGACACGGACCCGGACCGCGGAGATTGCGGACTCGTTTCTGCAGATCAAGCCGGCGTGCGATTTCGAGGCACTTTGGATCCTGCGTGCTTTGGTACAGGGAATCGACCTCGATTCGAATTTTGTACAGCGGTCCACCGGTGTATCTCTCGCTTCCTGGCAGGATTTGGCGCGGCAGATGAAAGCAGCACATTTTGGCGTGCTGTTTTTTGGCGACGGGCTATTGAAGACTCGCGGTCGGTACGTCAACGCCGATGCGCTCATGGCGTTGACCCGGGATTTGAATATCTACACCCGCTTCGTCTGCTTGCCGATGCGCGGCAGGGGAAATCGAGCGGGCGCGGATGACGTACTGCTGTGGACGACGGGCTATCCTTTCGGCGTAAACCAGGCCCGCGGATATCCTCGCTTCGGTCCTGGCGAGTACACGGCCGCCGAGACGCTTTCTCGCGGTGAGCCTGATGCCGCGCTCGTGGTCGGTAGCGAGTTGCTCGCCGAGCTGCCGCACGCAGCGCGGGACCACCTGGCAACGATCCCGGCTATTAGCTTGGATGCGGACGGCTCGTCTGGTTTGCCGTCCAGTCGAGTTGCCTTCCGCACGGCGGCTGCCGGGCTGGGTGGGAGTGGGACCATGAATCGCATGGACGATGTGCCGCTCTGGTTGCGTTCAACAGTGGATTCTCCCTTGTCTACCGACGCCGAGATCTTGTCGCGCATCGAGGCACGGGTGAAGGCACTGCGCGGCTATGGAAAAAGTCTGCCGGTCAAAGAGCGTACCCGGGTTGTGTAA
- a CDS encoding type II secretion system F family protein — protein sequence MTPTLMISIAAFVGVAAFVGCIAMFWREKNDKGIEQRLDVLTGVSSASSVKDNLLKGSVLAAPLNATPSILEGIVARYHNLGLLFEQADTTLTPSRFFGISAGLAVLGAVASVVAGFPAPLTPLGALAMATLPVLWLMFRRSRRMKAFAVQLPDALELTARALRAGHSLASGFNLVREEMAAPIGKEFGRVFEEQNLGVSMDDSLTSLTRRVPNLDLKFFATAIVLQKQTGGDLAEILDKIGYIIRERFKIWGQVQALTGEGRLSGIVLLALPPVLFLAVYRLNPDYVMMLFTDTMGKKMLAGAVVMQVLGALVIRKIINIKV from the coding sequence ATGACGCCAACACTCATGATTTCGATCGCCGCGTTCGTCGGTGTGGCCGCTTTCGTCGGCTGCATCGCGATGTTCTGGCGCGAGAAGAACGATAAGGGAATCGAGCAAAGGCTCGACGTCCTCACGGGCGTAAGCTCGGCGAGCAGCGTTAAGGACAATTTGCTCAAAGGGAGCGTGCTGGCGGCGCCACTCAATGCAACCCCTAGCATCCTCGAAGGGATCGTCGCTCGTTATCACAACCTGGGCTTACTTTTCGAACAGGCCGATACGACTCTAACCCCTTCGCGTTTCTTCGGCATTTCCGCGGGCCTGGCCGTTTTGGGCGCCGTGGCGTCGGTCGTGGCGGGCTTCCCCGCCCCCCTTACGCCGCTGGGGGCACTGGCGATGGCGACGTTGCCGGTGCTGTGGCTGATGTTTCGTCGTAGCAGACGCATGAAAGCCTTTGCCGTTCAGTTGCCCGATGCGCTGGAATTGACTGCCCGCGCGCTGCGCGCGGGCCACAGCCTGGCCTCGGGCTTCAACCTGGTGCGCGAAGAAATGGCAGCGCCCATCGGCAAGGAATTTGGTCGCGTCTTCGAAGAGCAAAACCTCGGCGTCTCGATGGACGATTCGCTGACAAGCCTGACACGACGCGTTCCCAACCTCGACTTGAAGTTCTTCGCCACGGCCATCGTCTTGCAGAAACAGACGGGCGGTGACCTGGCGGAGATTCTCGACAAGATCGGTTACATCATCCGCGAGCGTTTCAAGATTTGGGGTCAGGTGCAGGCTCTGACCGGTGAAGGCCGCCTGTCCGGCATCGTCCTGTTGGCCTTGCCACCAGTGTTGTTTCTGGCGGTGTACCGGCTGAATCCCGACTACGTCATGATGCTGTTCACGGACACGATGGGAAAGAAAATGCTCGCCGGAGCCGTCGTCATGCAGGTGTTGGGCGCGCTTGTGATCCGGAAAATTATCAATATCAAGGTGTAA
- a CDS encoding CpaF family protein, which yields MAKTPLTTTREKTQDNDFEELKRRIHGKLVDKLDLTRVGDLAGDVLRREIRLVVEHLCDTEDTLLNRAERERLVDEVLDETFGLGPLELLLKDPTISDILINGPKNIYCERKGKMEKTSVTFRDNNHLMQIIDRIVSKVGRRVDEVCPMVDARLPDGSRVNAIIPPLALDGAAVSIRRFGANPLKLEDLLNYKAFTPEMVMLLEGAIKARLNIVISGGTGSGKTTLLNTLSSFISNTDRIVTIEDAAELQLQQDHVVRLETRPPNIEGKGAITATDLVKNALRMRPERIIIGECRGAETLDMLQAMNTGHEGSLTTIHANNPRDAVARIETMITMAGFELPLKAMRQQVSSAIDLIIQANRLQGGPRKITHITEILGMEQDTIVMQDIYHYIKDGIDENGRARGRFVSTGIRPAFMEKLEAAGVRLPASAFRQRVMLED from the coding sequence ATGGCCAAAACTCCCCTGACGACCACCCGCGAAAAAACGCAAGACAACGACTTCGAAGAGCTCAAACGGCGTATCCACGGCAAACTGGTCGACAAGCTCGACCTGACACGGGTCGGCGACCTGGCCGGCGATGTGCTGCGTCGCGAGATTCGGCTGGTCGTCGAACACCTCTGCGATACCGAAGACACGCTGCTGAATCGCGCCGAGCGTGAACGGCTGGTCGACGAGGTACTCGATGAAACGTTCGGTCTTGGTCCGCTGGAGCTGTTGCTCAAGGATCCCACGATCAGCGATATCCTGATCAATGGGCCGAAGAATATCTATTGCGAGCGCAAGGGAAAGATGGAAAAAACCTCCGTCACCTTTCGCGACAACAATCACTTGATGCAAATTATCGATCGCATCGTCTCGAAAGTCGGGCGGCGCGTCGACGAAGTCTGCCCGATGGTCGATGCGCGTCTCCCGGATGGTTCGCGCGTTAATGCGATCATTCCTCCCTTGGCCTTGGACGGCGCCGCCGTGTCCATTCGCCGTTTCGGTGCCAATCCGCTAAAGCTTGAAGACCTGCTCAACTACAAGGCGTTCACCCCCGAGATGGTGATGCTGCTCGAGGGAGCGATCAAGGCTCGCTTGAACATTGTCATCTCCGGCGGCACCGGCTCGGGCAAGACGACGCTGCTGAATACGCTGTCGAGCTTTATTTCCAATACGGACCGCATCGTCACGATCGAGGACGCGGCCGAATTGCAATTGCAGCAGGATCACGTCGTGCGTCTGGAAACCCGTCCGCCGAATATCGAAGGCAAAGGCGCGATCACGGCCACGGACCTGGTGAAAAACGCTCTCCGTATGCGGCCCGAACGAATCATCATCGGCGAATGCCGCGGTGCCGAGACGCTCGACATGCTACAAGCCATGAACACCGGTCACGAAGGATCGCTGACCACGATTCACGCCAATAATCCGCGCGACGCCGTGGCTCGTATCGAGACCATGATCACGATGGCCGGCTTCGAGCTGCCGCTAAAGGCCATGCGGCAGCAGGTATCGAGCGCCATCGACCTGATTATTCAAGCCAACCGCTTGCAGGGAGGGCCGCGCAAAATCACGCACATCACCGAAATCCTCGGGATGGAGCAAGACACGATCGTCATGCAGGACATTTACCATTACATCAAAGATGGCATCGACGAAAACGGTCGCGCCCGTGGACGATTCGTGTCGACGGGCATCCGACCGGCATTCATGGAAAAACTCGAAGCCGCCGGCGTGCGATTACCGGCCAGCGCCTTCCGCCAACGCGTGATGTTAGAGGATTAA